A genome region from Carya illinoinensis cultivar Pawnee chromosome 2, C.illinoinensisPawnee_v1, whole genome shotgun sequence includes the following:
- the LOC122296720 gene encoding uncharacterized protein LOC122296720, translated as MGICSSSCSTDVAAAKLILQDGRLQEFSYPVKVSYVLQMNPTCFIANSDEMDFDDVVSAVNENEELQLGQLYFALPLSKLKQPLQPEEMAALAVKASSALMKASGGEKFGCGRKPVSPMVFPGDELKSPRRAVSSGDAGGGLRRGRNGGRERKFTAMLRAIPE; from the coding sequence ATGGGTATTTGCAGTTCTTCGTGTTCGACGGACGTCGCCGCGGCCAAGCTCATCTTACAAGACGGTCGGCTACAAGAATTCTCGTACCCGGTTAAGGTTTCTTACGTTCTGCAAATGAACCCCACGTGCTTCATCGCAAACTCCGACGAGATGGACTTCGACGACGTCGTATCCGCGGTGAACGAAAACGAAGAGCTTCAACTTGGTCAGCTTTATTTTGCTTTACCGTTGAGTAAGCTGAAGCAACCACTCCAGCCCGAGGAAATGGCTGCATTGGCGGTCAAAGCTAGCTCCGCGTTGATGAAGGCAAGTGGCGGTGAGAAATTTGGGTGCGGCCGGAAACCGGTTTCTCCGATGGTTTTCCCAGGCGACGAACTGAAGTCTCCGAGAAGAGCAGTTTCCAGTGGCGATGCCGGTGGTGGGTTGAGGAGGGGAAGGAATGGTGGACGGGAAAGAAAGTTTACGGCAATGTTGAGAGCAATACCAGAATAG